The DNA segment CACGCGTATGCCGAAGCGGTCCTCCCAGGAGCGCAGGATCGCGCAGAGCCGGGCCACGTCGTTGTCGTAGTTCAGCGGGCCGGTCCAGCCGATCGCCGCCGGGATGTCGGCGGAGCGGCGGGCCGGGACGAGGGCGAGGTGCGGCTCCTTGAACGCCGACCCGGCGGCCAGGCCGTCCGCGATCCGCTCCGCGCGGGTGTCCGGGTCGGCGGTCCGGGAACCCGCGGGTGCGAGCCCCGGCCACTGTGCCCCGAACGGCTCGACCTCCTCGGCCAGTTCGTCCTCCGCGTTGCCCTCCCAGTACTCCGCCAGCAGCTCCTCGGCGTCGTGGTCCCCCGGGTAGGACATCAGCTCGGGCATCAACTCCCAGTGTTCCGGCCCGCCTTGGTGCTCGCCCGTGTCCACCAGGACCGGAAGCAGCCCGGCGCGCGCGGCGGGCGCGCCGAGCGCCTTCCACGTGCCCGGCGCGGCCGTCTTGTCCGCGTGCCACAGCAGGGGCTCGTGCCAGGCCCCGTCGTGCGTGAGGTCGATCAGCCTGCCGGGCGGCAGTTGGAGCCCGAGCGAACGGCCGCTGGGGTCGGTTGCCAGCTTCGGCAGGGGGTTGGGGAGAGTCGCCATGCCGGTGACTGTAGGAGCAGCCACTGACAGTGGGAGGTCTCAGGCGAGTGTGGTGATGCAGAACGGGTGACCCGCGGGGTCGAGCAGGACCCGCCAGCGGTCGGGGTCGGGCTGGGACTCGGGCTTGACGGCGCCCAGGGCGAGCGCCCGCTTCTCGGCGATGTCGAGGTCGTCCACGCCCACCTCCATGTGCGCCTGCTTCCCCTGGGCGGGGTCCGGCCAGGTCGGCGGGCGGTAGTCGGCCGTGCGGTTGAAGCCGAGGCCGGGGGCGCCCTTCTCGCCGATCAGGATGAAGTCGTCGGTGGAGAAGAGAACCGGGAGGCCGAGCAACTCTTCGTAGAAGCGGGCGAGTTCGGCGGGGTCCGTGCAGTCGAAGGTGACGGCGACGAAGCGGAAAGCGGGTGCGGAAGTGGTGTCTGTGCTCATGGGGACGACGTTAGGACGCGACCAGGACAGTTCCGGTCCTGGTCGTGGGCCGCGTGTGGAAAACTTCGCGGCGTGATCAGCGCGTCCGCCCGCCTGCTGCGACTGCTGTCCCTGCTGTCCGCCCGGCCGTCCTGGACCTGCGCCGAACTGGCCGAGCGCATGGAGGTCACCGACCGCACGGTGCGCCGGGACGTCGCCAAGCTGCGGGACCTCGGCTACTTCGTGGACTCCGAGCCCGGACCGTGGGGCGGGTACCGCATGCGTGCCGGCTCCCGGGTGCCGCCGCTGGTCCTCGACGACGAGGAGGCGCTCGCCGTGGCCGTCGGGCTGCGGACGGCGGCACTGAGCGGTGCGCTCGGCGGTGACCAGGCCGCACTGTCCGCGCTGCTGAAGCTGCGGCAGGTGCTGCCGCAGCGGATCGTGGAGCACCTGGGGGAATGGGACGCGGTCTTCGTGCGGCTGCCCGGAGCCGCGGGGCCCCGGATCAGACCCGGCCTGCTGCTGGAGCTGGCCGCCGCCTGCCGGCGCGGCGAGCGCGCCCGGCTGTCGTACACCGACGGGCAGGGGCGGGCCTCCGCCCGGGAGGTCGACCCCTACCGTCTCGTGCACACCGGACGGAACTGGTACTTCGTGGCGCGGGACGTGGAGCGGGGACAGTGGCGGACGTTCCGCGCCGACCGGGTCGACCGGCTGCGGCCCACGGGACGTGCGGTGGAGATCACCGACCCGCCCGACCCGGCGCTCCTCGTCTCCCGGAACATCGCGAACGGCCCGTATCCCCTGTGCGCGACCGTCCGTCTGCCCGTGCCGATGCACGAAGCGCTGCGCCTCGTCCCGTCCACCGTCGGCACGCACAGCCCCGACGGCCCGGACGCGACGATCGTCGACATAGGCGGCTCCGACGCGGACGGTCTGGCCCGCTACCTCCTCGGCCTGGGCACCCCGCTACGGGTCCTCGCCCCGGACGCCGTACGCCAGGCCGTGGCGCGCCGCGCCCGGGAGCTTGCGGAGGAGAACGCGTGAGACGCGGCCGTGCCCCACGTGTAGCTGCCGACGTACTGCACAGGCTTCCGGGTCCGCGGAATCACCAGATCCCGTTCTCCAGCTCCTCCAGAGCCAGGTTCCACTGGGATTCCTCGTCGGCGAACGGGGTCGGGTCGAAGGCGCCCACCACGCGCCTGAAGCGCTCGGAGAGTTCCTCGGGGTCCACGTCGTTGTCGTGATCGACCTCGAGCTTCCGGAACTCGACGAGGCTGAAGAGCAGTGATTCGAGATCGCGGTGCAGCGGAATGTAGTGCTCTTCGCTCTCCGGGAACGCGTAGACCTTTCCGGAGGTCGGGTCGAGGGCGATCAGTGAGGTGAAGAAGATTCCCAGCAGCCACCAGTCGCGGCTCTCCTCGGGGCAGGAGAATCCATAGTGGTCGAAATGCCCCCCGATGACGGTCGGGTCGAATCCGGGCTCGTACGGGCTCTCCGGATCCTCCTTCACCGTGAAGACCTCGGAATCCGGAAGGCCCACCGAGCCGAGCAGGTCCAGCAGGCGCGGGTCGGCGCCCTCGCCGGCCGAGGAGCGGGGGTAATAGACCACGTTGGCA comes from the Streptomyces sp. NBC_00820 genome and includes:
- a CDS encoding helix-turn-helix transcriptional regulator, with the protein product MISASARLLRLLSLLSARPSWTCAELAERMEVTDRTVRRDVAKLRDLGYFVDSEPGPWGGYRMRAGSRVPPLVLDDEEALAVAVGLRTAALSGALGGDQAALSALLKLRQVLPQRIVEHLGEWDAVFVRLPGAAGPRIRPGLLLELAAACRRGERARLSYTDGQGRASAREVDPYRLVHTGRNWYFVARDVERGQWRTFRADRVDRLRPTGRAVEITDPPDPALLVSRNIANGPYPLCATVRLPVPMHEALRLVPSTVGTHSPDGPDATIVDIGGSDADGLARYLLGLGTPLRVLAPDAVRQAVARRARELAEENA
- a CDS encoding SUKH-4 family immunity protein; the protein is MNFAVTPADMIAAYGLANVVYYPRSSAGEGADPRLLDLLGSVGLPDSEVFTVKEDPESPYEPGFDPTVIGGHFDHYGFSCPEESRDWWLLGIFFTSLIALDPTSGKVYAFPESEEHYIPLHRDLESLLFSLVEFRKLEVDHDNDVDPEELSERFRRVVGAFDPTPFADEESQWNLALEELENGIW
- a CDS encoding VOC family protein, coding for MSTDTTSAPAFRFVAVTFDCTDPAELARFYEELLGLPVLFSTDDFILIGEKGAPGLGFNRTADYRPPTWPDPAQGKQAHMEVGVDDLDIAEKRALALGAVKPESQPDPDRWRVLLDPAGHPFCITTLA
- a CDS encoding DUF4253 domain-containing protein, which codes for MATLPNPLPKLATDPSGRSLGLQLPPGRLIDLTHDGAWHEPLLWHADKTAAPGTWKALGAPAARAGLLPVLVDTGEHQGGPEHWELMPELMSYPGDHDAEELLAEYWEGNAEDELAEEVEPFGAQWPGLAPAGSRTADPDTRAERIADGLAAGSAFKEPHLALVPARRSADIPAAIGWTGPLNYDNDVARLCAILRSWEDRFGIRVVGLGFDILVVSVAAPPATLAEAEAVAAEHFAFCPDNILQNGPDNLRGYAEQLIGVASWSFWWD